In one Neobacillus sp. WH10 genomic region, the following are encoded:
- a CDS encoding CapA family protein, with the protein MKKKAIFPSFIIFMVCIAVSAVVLIQQKKDSVKEDKYYSPKEHKPRPSINVNHEMTAKITIGAIGDILIHSPVYLDAFNGAVYNFDPMFEPIKPLLEKPDVLTANQESVLGGLEIGLSDYPMFNSPHEVADALVHSGVDIVSTANNHTLDKGEKGIQSEAAYLDSIGLPHVGSFLDEKDRQKLRIIHKNGIKIAFLSYTYGTNGIPVPKGKDFLVNLIDREIMKDEIHRAKKEADVIVMSIHWGNEYQRIPTNDQKDLAEFLANEGVDIIFGSHPHVLQPMEWIQTTDGRKSFVIYSLGNFISGQNGDYKDIGGLATIEVTKHVSEKGNKIEVSNPVFYPTFVTSQRYHNFRVVPLEKAGEYGLSNADAKYKEIQEHMNQWLR; encoded by the coding sequence ATGAAGAAAAAGGCCATTTTTCCCTCTTTTATTATTTTTATGGTTTGTATTGCTGTATCGGCAGTCGTGCTGATTCAGCAAAAGAAAGATTCTGTAAAGGAAGATAAGTATTATTCTCCTAAAGAACATAAGCCACGGCCATCCATTAATGTCAATCATGAGATGACAGCAAAAATAACCATTGGAGCAATCGGAGATATTCTTATTCATAGTCCTGTCTATCTTGATGCTTTTAACGGTGCTGTATATAATTTTGATCCTATGTTTGAACCTATAAAACCTCTTTTGGAAAAGCCAGATGTACTAACGGCAAATCAGGAAAGCGTGTTGGGGGGGCTTGAGATTGGGCTTTCCGATTATCCCATGTTCAATAGCCCGCATGAGGTCGCAGATGCCCTCGTCCATTCAGGCGTTGATATTGTTTCTACGGCCAATAACCATACATTAGATAAAGGGGAAAAAGGAATTCAATCGGAGGCCGCCTATTTAGATAGCATTGGGTTACCTCATGTAGGGAGCTTCCTTGATGAAAAGGATCGTCAGAAATTACGAATCATCCATAAAAATGGCATAAAAATTGCGTTTCTTTCCTACACATACGGCACAAATGGGATCCCTGTTCCAAAGGGAAAAGACTTTCTCGTTAACCTGATTGACCGCGAAATTATGAAGGATGAAATTCATCGTGCAAAAAAAGAAGCTGATGTAATCGTAATGAGCATCCATTGGGGGAATGAATATCAGAGAATTCCTACAAATGATCAAAAGGATTTAGCTGAGTTTCTGGCAAATGAAGGGGTTGACATCATCTTTGGTTCCCACCCCCATGTTTTACAGCCGATGGAATGGATTCAGACGACTGATGGCAGAAAATCGTTTGTTATCTATTCTTTAGGAAATTTTATTTCTGGGCAAAATGGTGATTATAAAGATATTGGCGGATTAGCTACCATTGAAGTTACTAAACATGTTTCAGAAAAAGGAAACAAAATTGAGGTTTCAAACCCTGTTTTCTATCCAACATTCGTAACAAGTCAAAGGTATCATAATTTCCGTGTTGTACCTTTAGAAAAAGCAGGAGAATATGGCCTTTCAAATGCAGACGCAAAATACAAAGAAATTCAAGAGCATATGAACCAATGGCTCCGTTGA
- a CDS encoding thioesterase family protein, whose translation MDNYFVSTREIQLYYADTDMMGVIYHANYLKFFELGRTGLIEDLGYNYLSMEESGYYAPVYDIQITYKKPLRYGDKAFVRTWVDFNDGIKTIYGYTIVNGDEEVCVVGTSTHIIVKKDNFRPTSFKKTFPKWYLKYEEIKKK comes from the coding sequence ATGGATAATTATTTTGTTTCGACAAGGGAAATTCAGCTATATTACGCAGATACAGATATGATGGGTGTCATCTATCACGCAAATTATTTAAAGTTTTTTGAACTTGGCAGAACCGGGTTGATTGAAGATCTCGGCTATAACTACCTATCAATGGAGGAGTCTGGGTATTATGCACCTGTCTATGATATTCAAATTACCTACAAAAAACCATTACGATATGGAGACAAAGCATTTGTAAGGACTTGGGTCGATTTTAATGACGGAATTAAAACCATTTATGGCTACACAATAGTAAACGGGGATGAAGAGGTATGTGTCGTGGGGACGTCTACACACATAATCGTCAAAAAAGACAATTTCAGACCGACATCATTTAAAAAGACTTTTCCAAAATGGTACTTAAAATACGAAGAAATCAAGAAAAAATAA
- a CDS encoding AAA family ATPase, whose translation MRLKHQGNQRSRYNEQIIQWEKELNETGVIVEENELITALSQESDPIQLSKLLTLAAVSRLGRNKDDSLAAVWLEKALELHPENQKAKVYMIQSDWKKMHNLLSVLTFPPMRETDNRTAKKKTAEEFIDVCQTFLAEADIKLHDLQAMVEITSTMVNNDLFQRHQKLADLLSSAIEETKNLLKAAEEYDQSITGVFHTSTYYEELKLHMAAVEEIKQTWKQQFLEEDEFEPTEENALEQLNNMIGMGSVKKRVNDFYRFLKYQKHRKELGFQIKDELSLHMILTGNPGTGKTTLARLMAKIYHELGVLPRAEVIETDRSQLVGSYVGQTEENVRSIVERSIGGVLFIDEAYSLKRKGQTGNDYGQAAIDTLVSLMTGSEYGGKFAVFLAGYPEEMRSFLDANPGLRSRFPQSNFIHLPNYSNEELIQIAEQVAAVNDYILTEESKIEINHRLDQEQVDETFGNARTVRNIVLDAIFKKGADNEKTDVDILDYMLLNKEDFQTKKENIAESPQEKLNRLIGLGTLKVEMKTLISFVKMQQFRRKKGLPTVPIQLHAVFTGNPGTGKTTVAKIYAEFLKECGILKRGHLIVASRADFVAGYVGQTAGKTKKKIREALGGVLFIDEAYSLFSHTAGDFGKEVIDTLVDEMTKQNENLVVVLAGYPNEMDQLLESNPGLRSRFKKFFLFPDYSSEELLEIMTSYAEGFQYKITEDAKNLLIQTLETEVYNGNGRFATNLVDEMIQAQAFRLLDTEEDESLFEKSIFLEVEDVKKAIRKM comes from the coding sequence ATGAGATTGAAACACCAAGGAAACCAGCGTTCAAGATACAATGAGCAAATTATTCAGTGGGAAAAAGAACTGAATGAAACTGGAGTAATAGTAGAAGAAAACGAATTAATTACCGCCTTAAGTCAAGAGTCAGATCCAATACAGCTATCAAAGCTGCTAACACTAGCCGCTGTATCACGACTTGGACGAAATAAAGACGATTCATTGGCTGCTGTTTGGCTTGAAAAAGCGCTAGAGCTTCATCCCGAAAACCAAAAAGCTAAAGTATATATGATTCAGTCCGATTGGAAAAAGATGCATAACTTGCTATCTGTACTTACTTTTCCGCCAATGCGTGAAACGGATAATCGAACAGCGAAAAAGAAAACAGCCGAGGAATTCATAGATGTCTGTCAAACTTTTTTGGCCGAAGCGGATATAAAGCTGCACGATTTACAAGCTATGGTGGAAATAACCTCTACTATGGTAAATAACGACCTTTTCCAAAGGCATCAAAAGCTGGCTGATTTACTATCTTCAGCAATTGAAGAAACAAAGAACCTCTTAAAAGCTGCAGAAGAATATGATCAATCGATAACAGGGGTTTTCCATACTTCAACCTATTATGAAGAGTTGAAATTGCATATGGCTGCTGTAGAAGAAATTAAGCAAACTTGGAAACAGCAATTTCTGGAAGAAGACGAATTTGAGCCAACAGAAGAAAATGCTTTGGAACAGTTGAATAATATGATAGGTATGGGTTCGGTAAAAAAACGAGTTAATGATTTCTACCGTTTTTTAAAATACCAAAAACATAGAAAAGAATTAGGCTTTCAAATTAAAGATGAACTAAGTCTTCACATGATTTTAACAGGAAATCCAGGCACAGGAAAAACCACACTCGCTAGGTTAATGGCAAAGATCTATCATGAGCTCGGAGTCTTGCCGCGGGCGGAGGTTATTGAAACCGACCGCTCACAGCTTGTCGGTTCATATGTAGGACAAACGGAAGAAAACGTCCGCAGCATTGTTGAGCGATCAATCGGCGGTGTGTTATTTATAGATGAAGCCTATAGCCTAAAACGTAAGGGCCAAACAGGAAATGATTACGGACAAGCAGCGATAGATACTCTTGTTTCACTCATGACAGGTAGTGAGTATGGCGGAAAATTCGCAGTTTTTTTAGCGGGTTATCCCGAAGAGATGCGCTCGTTTTTAGATGCCAATCCTGGTTTACGCAGCCGATTTCCACAGTCGAACTTTATTCATTTGCCAAATTATTCGAACGAGGAGTTAATACAGATTGCCGAGCAAGTTGCAGCAGTGAATGATTATATCCTAACGGAAGAATCTAAAATTGAAATAAACCATCGACTTGATCAGGAACAGGTCGATGAAACATTTGGAAATGCCAGGACAGTCCGTAATATCGTATTAGATGCTATTTTTAAAAAGGGGGCAGACAACGAAAAAACGGACGTAGATATTTTAGACTATATGCTACTCAATAAAGAGGATTTTCAAACGAAAAAAGAGAATATTGCTGAATCACCACAAGAAAAGCTAAACCGCTTAATTGGCCTCGGAACATTAAAAGTAGAAATGAAGACGCTTATTTCATTTGTAAAAATGCAACAGTTTAGAAGAAAAAAAGGACTGCCAACTGTTCCTATCCAACTTCATGCTGTATTCACTGGAAATCCAGGCACAGGAAAAACAACTGTTGCAAAAATCTACGCTGAGTTTTTAAAAGAATGCGGAATTTTAAAAAGAGGTCACTTAATTGTTGCCAGCAGAGCAGATTTTGTCGCAGGATATGTTGGTCAAACAGCAGGAAAAACGAAGAAAAAGATAAGGGAAGCGCTTGGCGGTGTCTTATTTATTGATGAGGCTTATTCACTTTTTAGTCATACAGCAGGTGATTTTGGAAAAGAGGTCATTGATACGCTCGTCGATGAAATGACAAAGCAAAACGAAAACCTTGTGGTAGTGTTAGCCGGTTATCCAAATGAAATGGATCAACTGCTCGAAAGTAATCCAGGTCTACGCTCAAGGTTTAAAAAGTTCTTCCTTTTCCCGGATTACTCCTCAGAAGAATTACTCGAAATTATGACTTCCTATGCTGAAGGCTTCCAGTACAAAATAACTGAAGACGCAAAGAATCTATTGATTCAAACATTAGAAACGGAAGTGTACAATGGGAATGGCCGATTTGCGACAAACTTGGTAGATGAGATGATTCAGGCGCAAGCATTCCGATTATTGGATACAGAAGAGGATGAAAGTCTATTTGAAAAATCGATCTTTCTTGAAGTAGAAGATGTTAAAAAAGCCATAAGGAAAATGTAA